Genomic window (Terriglobia bacterium):
GTCCCAAGAAAAGATAGGTTATCAAGGTATTGAAAGTCAAAACCCCTGTCCGGACTAGAATAGCATAAGAAACCACTGCCATTCAAGCCAGGGCCCGTCGCACTTGTCCCTGTGGTAAAGCTATTGGCTATATAATCATAAGCATTAGAAGTTATCGGGGTGACGCTCAGCCAGTAGGTGCCCGCAGAAAGGAATTGATTCAGGTTTGTGACTTTAACCATTACTTCGGAAAAAGGAGGATCTGAAGCAAACAATCGGCCGGTAGGGTCAACGCTCATGCCAGACAAACTAACGGTACCGGATAACAGGAGGGTTCCGCCGTTGCCGGCAGACACGCCTTGGCGGATTTCCCAGTAAGCCCCGGTGATCGAGTCGCTAGAGTTAGTGTTTATAAGGAAGTTATTGGAGTAGAGGGTATTGATGGTCCAACCAACGGCAGGCACCACAAAACCATCGTAAGTCCTGGCATTGATGTCATTGATGGTTGGATTGATGCTGTTTGGGAGGATTTCGTTAATTTGATAACTAGGGTCGTTTGCAGTAAGATCATAATCGCCGCTATACCACAGAGTCTCGGCGTATGCCGGTGCGGCCATCGCCCCCAGCAACAGCAGGGCTAGAGCGAGTCGTGCTATTGACATCCTTTTCATTATCGTCCTCCTGGAAGATTAATCTTTGGCTTTGGTATGGGCTGCTTGCCATGGAGCTATCTAAACATCCATCACCTCCTTTATTAGCTCCCGAAGAGACAAAAAAACCGGGCTGCCTTTCCAGGCAACCCGGCTGTCTACGTTCTCTGAGACCCGTGGCTTTCCGTCCTCGCCTCGCGGCGGGTTTGGCATTTTTTCTGGCGATTCCAACATGGCAAAAAAATATAATCATGTCAAGGAATTTTTTAATTAAATTTAATTAAATTAAAAAATTATCATTACATGTTCACAAAATCGAACCGCGCCATCCGGCTGAGTCCATACCGAAGGCTATAGCTTTTGCCCTGGAAGTTCGTTATTATTTTACCCATGAGTCCGGCTCGAAATTCTTCCCGGGAGACCAAAATCCCTCCCCTCCGCCTCCTGGCCTGGGAGACCACCCGGCGCTGCAACCTGGCCTGCCTCCACTGCCGGGCCGCAGCGGGCTCCGGGCCCTATCCCGGCGAGTTGACCACCGACGAGGGCATCAAACTCCTGGACGACCTGGCCACCCTGGGCCAGATAGTGGTCATCCTGACCGGCGGCGAGCCCCTGCTCCGGGAAGATATCTTCGACCTGGCGGCCCACGGCGCCGGCCGCGGCCACCGCATGGTCATGGCGGTGAACGGCACCCTGTTGTCCCCGGCCATCGCCGCCCGTCTCAAGGACGTCGGCATCCAGCGTCTGTCCATCTCCATCGACGGGGCCAGCGCCGCCTCCCACGACCGCCTCCGGGCGGTGGAAGGCGCCTACGACGGGGCCCTGGCGGGCATCGCCGCCTGTAAGAAGGCCGGGCTCCCCTTTCAGATCAACACCACCGTCACCCGGGCCAACCGCGCCGAGCTCCCGGCCATCTTCGAGCTGGCCCTGAAACTCGGGGCCGCGGCCCACCATGTCTTCGTGCTGGTGCCCACCGGCCGGGGGGAGCTCATCCGGGAGGAGCTGCTGTCGCCGGCGGAATACGAAGAGACCCTAAGCTGGCTCCTGGAACGCCAGCATGACGGCCGGCTTTTCATCAAGCCCACCTGCGCCCCTCAGTACTACCGGCTCTGGCGCCAGGACGCCCACGCCCGGGGCGAACCCATCACCGCCGCCACCCACGGCATGGAG
Coding sequences:
- a CDS encoding radical SAM protein, with the protein product MSPARNSSRETKIPPLRLLAWETTRRCNLACLHCRAAAGSGPYPGELTTDEGIKLLDDLATLGQIVVILTGGEPLLREDIFDLAAHGAGRGHRMVMAVNGTLLSPAIAARLKDVGIQRLSISIDGASAASHDRLRAVEGAYDGALAGIAACKKAGLPFQINTTVTRANRAELPAIFELALKLGAAAHHVFVLVPTGRGELIREELLSPAEYEETLSWLLERQHDGRLFIKPTCAPQYYRLWRQDAHARGEPITAATHGMEAMTKGCLGGQGFAFVSYRGEVQPCGYLDLVAGNIRETPFPEIWANSELFRQLRRVDDYHGKCRACQYRKVCGGCRARAYAMTGDVLGDDPICPYEPVG